From a region of the Pseudomonadota bacterium genome:
- a CDS encoding nicotinamide-nucleotide amidohydrolase family protein: MDAPTDAELYHLAEQLGGCLHAVGLRVVTVESCTGGWIAKALTDVAGSSAWFETGFVTYANASKQQLVGVSAHTLAAHGAVSAETVAAMAGGALRTWPSATLSVAVSGVAGPGGGSAEKPVGTVWFGFGDARRSPGAVVQTESCLFEGDRRAVRAQTVAHALRGLQARI, encoded by the coding sequence ATGGACGCCCCGACCGACGCCGAGCTCTACCACCTGGCCGAGCAGCTGGGCGGGTGCCTGCACGCCGTCGGGCTTCGCGTGGTCACCGTAGAGTCCTGCACCGGTGGGTGGATCGCGAAAGCACTCACGGACGTCGCTGGCAGTTCCGCCTGGTTCGAGACCGGCTTCGTCACCTATGCCAACGCTAGCAAGCAGCAGCTCGTTGGCGTGTCAGCCCACACCCTCGCCGCGCACGGGGCCGTCAGTGCCGAGACCGTCGCCGCCATGGCCGGCGGCGCCCTGCGCACGTGGCCCAGCGCCACCCTGTCCGTCGCGGTGAGCGGTGTGGCCGGTCCTGGCGGGGGCAGCGCCGAGAAGCCCGTCGGCACCGTGTGGTTCGGTTTCGGGGATGCCCGCCGTAGCCCGGGCGCCGTGGTGCAGACGGAAAGCTGCCTGTTCGAGGGCGATCGCCGGGCCGTGCGGGCCCAGACCGTGGCCCACGCTCTTCGCGGGCTGCAGGCCCGAATCTAG